A single region of the Vicia villosa cultivar HV-30 ecotype Madison, WI linkage group LG4, Vvil1.0, whole genome shotgun sequence genome encodes:
- the LOC131599962 gene encoding monothiol glutaredoxin-S10-like: protein MDRVSKLASQKAVVIFSKSSCGMSHAIKRLFYEQGVGPAIYELDEDKRGKEMEWALIRLGCNPSVPAVFIGGKFVGSANIVMTLHLNGSLKKMLRDAGALWL from the coding sequence ATGGACCGAGTATCGAAATTGGCGTCGCAAAAGGCGGTGGTGATTTTTAGCAAGAGTTCATGTGGGATGAGCCATGCAATTAAGAGGCTATTCTATGAGCAAGGGGTTGGTCCAGCAATCTATGAGCTTGATGAAGATAAAAGAGGGAAGGAAATGGAATGGGCTCTCATAAGGTTAGGATGTAACCCTAGTGTTCCGGCAGTGTTCATTGGTGGCAAGTTTGTTGGTTCAGCCAATATAGTCATGACCCTTCATCTCAATGGCTCACTCAAGAAAATGCTTAGAGATGCTGGTGCTCTTTGGCTTTAG
- the LOC131595534 gene encoding serine/threonine-protein kinase PBL27-like, with amino-acid sequence MGGCFPCFGSSNKEDTKGVKEVAKKEGFKEGSVAQSHHPTRVSSDKSKSRSVSDSKKETPAPKDGPTAHIAAQTFTFRELAAATKNFKPECLLGEGGFGRVYKGRLESTGQVVAVKQLDRNGLQGNREFLVEVLMLSLLHHPNLVNLIGYCADGDQRLLVYEFMPLGSLEDHLHDLPPDKEPLDWNTRMKIAAGAAKGLEYLHDKANPPVIYRDLKSSNILLDDDFHPKLSDFGLAKLGPVGDKTHVSTRVMGTYGYCAPEYAMTGQLTLKSDVYSFGVVFLELITGRKAIDNTRGHGEHNLVAWARPLFKDRRKFPKMADPLLQGRYPMRGLYQALAVAAMCLQEQAATRPLIGDVVTALTYLASQTFDPNAATQSNRLGSSTPRMRTDSMDSPDRRQLGSPSTHRNSPDFRKRDSRDPSELSRVDTGGSGSGRKWGGMDDLERHDSQRDSPVNTGRARETPRNRDLDRERAVAEARVWGENWREKKRANAMGSFDGTNE; translated from the exons ATGGGTGGGTGTTTTCCTTGTTTTGGATCATCCAACAAGGAGGACACTAAAGGTGTGAAGGAAGTTGCGAAGAAAGAGGGGTTTAAAGAAGGTTCTGTTGCTCAATCTCATCACCCCACTAGGGTTAGCTCAG ATAAATCGAAGTCGCGAAGTGTATCAGATTCTAAGAAGGAAACGCCAGCTCCCAAGGATGGACCAACGGCACATATTGCTGCACAGACATTTACATTTCGAGAGCTTGCAGCTGCTACAAAGAATTTTAAGCCAGAGTGTTTATTAGGTGAAGGAGGTTTTGGACGTGTTTACAAAGGTCGCCTTGAGAGCACGGGACAG GTAGTTGCTGTAAAACAGCTTGACCGAAATGGACTTCAAGGAAATCGAGAGTTTTTGGTGGAAGTTCTCATGCTCAGCCTCTTACATCACCCAAACCTTGTGAACTTAATTGGTTATTGCGCCGATGGTGATCAGCGGCTTCTCGTTTATGAGTTTATGCCATTGGGATCTTTGGAGGATCATTTACATG ATCTTCCTCCTGACAAAGAACCTCTAGACTGGAACACAAGGATGAAAATAGCAGCTGGTGCAGCAAAGGGATTGGAATATCTGCATGACAAAGCAAACCCCCCTGTGATATACAGAGACTTAAAATCATCCAACATCCTCCTAGACGATGATTTTCATCCTAAGTTATCAGATTTTGGGCTGGCAAAACTCGGTCCAGTTGGTGACAAGACTCATGTATCTACACGAGTAATGGGAACATATGGCTATTGTGCCCCAGAATATGCTATGACAGGTCAACTAACTCTCAAATCTGACGTCTATAGTTTCGGAGTTGTCTTCCTTGAACTCATTACTGGGCGCAAGGCTATTGATAATACTCGTGGGCACGGTGAGCATAATCTCGTGGCATGG GCACGACCTCTATTTAAAGACCGCAGGAAGTTTCCCAAAATGGCTGATCCACTACTTCAAGGTCGATATCCAATGCGGGGACTGTACCAGGCACTAGCAGTTGCAGCAATGTGTTTACAGGAACAAGCTGCCACAAGACCTCTTATAGGAGATGTTGTGACTGCTCTCACATATCTCGCCTCGCAGACTTTCGATCCGAATGCAGCCACTCAGTCAAACAGGCTCGGTTCCTCAACTCCTAGGATGAGGACAGACAGTATGGATAGTCCCGACCGCAGACAGCTTGGTTCTCCTTCTACCCACAGAAACTCACCTGACTTCAGGAAGAGAGACAGCAGGGATCCAAGCGAATTAAGCAGGGTTGACACCGGTGGCAGCGGGTCAGGGAGAAAATGGGGAGGAATGGATGATCTGGAAAGGCATGATTCTCAGAGAGATAGCCCTGTAAATACCGGAAGAGCTAGAGAGACTCCAAGGAACCGTGACCTGGACAGAGAACGCGCAGTGGCGGAAGCAAGAGTATGGGGAGAGaattggagagagaagaaaagagCAAATGCAATGGGAAGCTTTGATGGTACAAATGAATGA